A region from the Candidatus Polarisedimenticolaceae bacterium genome encodes:
- a CDS encoding beta-ketoacyl-[acyl-carrier-protein] synthase family protein codes for MSDSRPLQGRRVVVTGLGAVAPNGVGREAFWNATRDGVSGVRRIEAFDVSTLPTRIAGICADFDPSKHLSANELKHVPRLVPLALAAATEALDDAGLDAAHLPLEERRRFGVALGSGGAGLEFIERQFEQYYLVDPKGVSLYTIPSSTPGTSASELSMRFALRGPSHLLSTGCTSSTDAIGHAMSMIRYGRADRMLTGGSDAPISAGIMTGFCLMRIMSTGFNDAPERASRPFAKDRDGFVLAEGSWMLVLEAEETARARGARIYGEIAGYAATCEAFHRVRLDENGEEPARAMGLALEDAGLPAEAIDHVNVHGTSTQLNDRIETRAVKQVFGERATSIPVTSTKSAIGHPQGACGAAGLVATLLAMRDECIAPTINLEAPDPECDLDVVANVAREARLDAAVCNCIGFGSKNAALVVRRRPR; via the coding sequence ATGAGCGATTCGCGTCCGTTGCAGGGTCGTCGCGTCGTCGTGACCGGCCTCGGCGCCGTCGCCCCCAACGGCGTCGGGCGCGAGGCGTTCTGGAACGCCACCCGGGACGGGGTCAGCGGCGTGCGGAGGATCGAGGCGTTCGACGTCTCGACCCTTCCGACGCGTATCGCCGGGATCTGCGCCGACTTCGACCCGTCGAAGCACCTTTCCGCCAACGAGCTCAAGCACGTGCCGCGCCTGGTCCCCCTGGCCCTCGCCGCGGCGACCGAGGCGCTCGACGACGCGGGACTCGACGCGGCGCATCTCCCCCTCGAGGAGCGGCGGCGCTTCGGGGTCGCCCTCGGGAGCGGCGGCGCCGGGCTCGAGTTCATCGAGCGGCAGTTCGAGCAGTATTACCTCGTCGATCCCAAGGGGGTCAGCCTCTACACGATCCCGTCCTCGACCCCCGGAACCTCGGCGAGCGAGTTGTCGATGCGGTTCGCCCTGCGCGGTCCGAGCCACCTCCTGTCGACCGGCTGCACGTCGTCCACCGACGCGATCGGCCACGCGATGTCGATGATCCGCTACGGGCGCGCGGACCGGATGCTCACCGGAGGCTCCGACGCGCCGATCAGCGCCGGGATCATGACCGGGTTCTGCCTGATGCGGATCATGTCCACCGGGTTCAACGACGCCCCCGAGCGTGCCTCGCGACCCTTCGCGAAGGACCGCGACGGGTTCGTGCTCGCCGAGGGGTCGTGGATGCTCGTCCTCGAGGCCGAGGAGACCGCCCGCGCCCGCGGCGCGCGGATCTACGGCGAGATCGCCGGGTACGCGGCGACCTGCGAGGCCTTCCACCGCGTCCGCCTCGACGAGAACGGCGAGGAGCCGGCGCGCGCGATGGGGCTCGCCCTCGAGGACGCCGGGCTTCCGGCCGAGGCGATCGACCACGTCAACGTGCACGGCACCTCGACCCAGCTCAACGACCGGATCGAGACCCGCGCCGTGAAGCAGGTGTTCGGGGAGCGCGCGACCTCGATTCCGGTCACGAGCACGAAGTCGGCGATCGGCCACCCCCAGGGGGCGTGCGGCGCCGCGGGGCTCGTCGCCACGTTGCTCGCGATGCGGGACGAATGCATCGCACCGACGATCAACCTCGAGGCCCCCGACCCCGAATGCGACCTCGACGTCGTCGCGAACGTCGCGCGCGAGGCCAGGCTCGACGCGGCGGTGTGCAACTGCATCGGCTTCGGCTCGAAAAACGCCGCGCTCGTCGTGCGCAGGCGCCCGCGGTGA
- a CDS encoding methyltransferase domain-containing protein, protein MSFLVPSRRTDEEILDRPGNAEADLAAAFENIRTVNRRLSGSKILLEALDPFLAWASPGETFEILDVGSGGGDLLLDLAAHARGRGVDVRIVGVDRDPATARIARRACASDPSIEIVEADAFKLPYPEKRFDVVTSSLFLHHLEYQEGVVLVRRLLRLARKAVVVNDLRRHLVPWAFIAIAARVARAHPMFVHDAALSVLRGFTEEELQALCQDAGAALATVQRRWPYRLVATLPAR, encoded by the coding sequence GTGAGCTTCCTCGTCCCGTCCCGCCGCACCGACGAGGAGATCCTCGACCGGCCGGGGAACGCCGAGGCCGATCTCGCCGCCGCCTTCGAGAACATCCGGACCGTGAACCGGCGCCTGAGCGGCTCGAAGATCCTCCTCGAGGCGCTCGACCCGTTCCTGGCCTGGGCCTCCCCCGGGGAGACCTTCGAGATCCTCGACGTGGGGAGCGGCGGCGGCGACCTCCTCCTCGACCTCGCCGCGCACGCCCGCGGGCGCGGGGTGGACGTGAGGATCGTCGGGGTCGACCGCGACCCGGCGACCGCGCGCATCGCGAGAAGGGCGTGCGCGTCCGATCCGTCGATCGAGATCGTCGAAGCCGACGCCTTCAAGCTCCCGTATCCGGAGAAGCGGTTCGACGTCGTGACGTCGTCGCTGTTCCTCCACCACCTCGAGTACCAGGAAGGGGTGGTCCTCGTCCGGCGCCTGCTGCGGCTCGCCCGCAAGGCGGTCGTCGTGAACGACCTGCGGCGCCACCTCGTTCCCTGGGCGTTCATCGCGATCGCGGCGCGCGTCGCGCGCGCCCATCCGATGTTCGTCCACGACGCCGCGTTGTCCGTGCTGCGCGGGTTCACCGAGGAAGAGCTCCAGGCCCTGTGCCAGGACGCGGGGGCGGCGTTGGCGACCGTCCAGCGGCGCTGGCCGTACCGCCTCGTGGCGACCCTCCCCGCCCGATGA
- a CDS encoding FAD-dependent monooxygenase, with translation MSRAWDVLVLGGGPAGAATAARCAGAGARTLVLERDTFPRGKVCGEFLSAEGVEALRRLGTLDALAGLAPPAMDGCLLSDDRGREVASSLPDLPGSGRRALGISRERLDLALLDLARRRGAVVRERCEAAEPVLEGGRVAGVRLRAHDEIVRARVVVAADGRRSIVQRALAPAIGDPNRTTDASWYGFKVHRSGDPSRLRGRVELHLFEGGYAGLGAIEGGRLNLCFLATVGTLRACGGDPRRIVAERILANPAARARLDGTEETGAWKTVGPLRFGARRAAISGALLVGDAAGTVDPFSGEGMSHALLGAELVASFALEAARAGSVSPRAARGWQSAWSRAFSRTTRRARAAGWLFERPRAGRVALALLSAGPEALLARLVAATRTGALPSLT, from the coding sequence ATGAGCCGTGCCTGGGACGTGCTCGTCCTCGGGGGCGGCCCGGCCGGGGCGGCGACCGCGGCGCGTTGCGCGGGGGCCGGCGCCCGTACGCTCGTCCTCGAGCGCGACACCTTCCCCCGCGGCAAGGTCTGCGGGGAGTTCCTCTCCGCCGAAGGGGTGGAGGCCCTTCGTCGCCTCGGGACGCTCGACGCGCTCGCGGGGCTCGCGCCACCGGCGATGGACGGCTGCCTGCTCTCCGACGACCGCGGGCGCGAGGTCGCTTCGAGCCTCCCCGACCTCCCCGGGTCCGGGCGCCGCGCGCTCGGGATCTCGCGCGAGAGGCTGGACCTCGCGCTGCTCGACCTCGCCCGCCGGCGGGGGGCGGTCGTCCGCGAACGTTGCGAGGCGGCGGAGCCGGTCCTCGAGGGCGGCCGCGTCGCGGGAGTGCGGCTGCGCGCCCACGACGAGATCGTGCGCGCCCGCGTCGTCGTCGCGGCGGACGGGAGGCGGTCGATCGTGCAGCGCGCCCTGGCGCCGGCGATCGGCGACCCGAACCGAACGACGGACGCGTCCTGGTACGGCTTCAAGGTGCACCGGAGCGGGGACCCGTCGCGCCTTCGGGGTCGGGTGGAGCTGCACCTCTTCGAGGGCGGGTACGCCGGCCTCGGGGCGATCGAAGGCGGGCGACTCAACCTCTGCTTTCTCGCCACGGTCGGAACGCTGCGCGCCTGCGGGGGGGACCCGCGGAGGATCGTCGCCGAACGCATCCTCGCGAACCCCGCCGCGCGCGCCCGCCTCGACGGGACGGAAGAGACGGGAGCCTGGAAGACGGTCGGCCCGCTGCGCTTCGGCGCCCGCCGCGCCGCGATCTCGGGGGCGCTATTGGTCGGGGACGCCGCGGGAACCGTCGATCCGTTCTCCGGGGAAGGAATGAGCCATGCCCTTCTCGGCGCGGAGCTCGTCGCCTCGTTCGCGCTCGAAGCGGCCCGGGCCGGGTCCGTTTCCCCCCGCGCGGCGCGCGGGTGGCAGTCGGCCTGGTCCCGCGCCTTCTCCCGTACGACGCGGCGGGCCCGCGCGGCCGGATGGCTGTTCGAGCGCCCTCGGGCCGGCCGGGTCGCCCTCGCCCTGCTTTCCGCCGGACCCGAGGCGTTGCTGGCGCGCCTGGTCGCCGCCACCCGAACGGGGGCCCTTCCGTCCTTGACGTAA